TTCACATTATATGAATATCTAAATCAGAACCAAAGGAAAATCATTCTCGGACTGAGCAAACTGATCACTGGTCCTATCTGATAAATCttgcagtgttttttttttcattaactttTGACCCCATTCATGAGATGAGATCATGAGATATGAGATCATACttgtttcataaattttaagtttgaacactataaattaacaaaacagcaatgaattttactttttcCAACTTTGAGTAATCTTACCGGATTGGCTATGTTCTCACTATGAACGAAGCAATCCAAAATGGTTCTCTgttcatagtacatgtagtagaaaCAGAAAAGATGAGTTCATGAACAATTTTCACCTTTTTGTAGACAAGTTGGGAGACCCAGTTGTCGGAGCTGTGGTTCCATGGAGTGAGAGAATTCTGGGATAGGTCCCTCGTCTAACATTACCGTCTGTTGACATACATTTCCAGATCTAGCAAAGTCTGCCACCCGATAATTGTCAAAGTAACTGCAAAGTTTATTACAAATCAGTAATTGTGTAATTGAGTTGTTTTTCGTGACAAATACAAGTAAAATATTAAGTTcagtttaaatgaaatttttattacgTTTTCTGTAGACACTGTCTTTTGATCAATAAATACCTCCTTACAATTTATTATTGCATGATGCTATTCTCTAGAACCCTTGCTTAACTATATTTACATGAATAAGGACCTTTTCATATTAAAacttgaattaaattttctaaataCATTACAATTCCCATAACAAGCATGCATAAATAGAAAAAACTATgcaatgtataattatatatgaaatacatttctttttaacattCATGTCTGATGACAGACATGGAGACCTACCTGAGGACTTCTTTCTTTGATTTGTTGGTAAACAGCAGTCCTGACTGCCCTCTCAGCTGATTGCTGAGCTTATGTAAGTTATCTTTGTATTCATCTTCTTGTGTCCTTCCTAATGCAAGGGCCATAACTTTGTTCTTCCCAAAGTAAAATCTGTGCAAATTCAACAACAAAGCTTTAAACAAACTAGCATCAATCTTAAACTTTAGGTAGGATGAACAATCAGTGCAAATAATTGATTATCGTTtgaaaatggttctaataaatCTACTGATTTTGCAATTTGTAAGATTTCCTTTTTGGACAAATGTTACCATTGCAAACTTGCATGCATGGAATATTGATCATATTTTACTGAATGTCTTCAAAGATGCAAATTTTCTCATTAAATCAAGTGGGGTTATTTACATTCCCATTCCAAATTCCTTATTTCAAATGCttaagtataatacatgtatcagcatATTTAACGTTATAAATTTTGTTCCTTAACCACAGTCACTGTCTACTTTTTCTTAACTGACCTACCCATTTCAGTCCCAATGACCCTATATTATAAACCAAAACTTTACGAAATACATGTTTTCAGTTATTGTGACAGGTGTGTACCAAATGAAAGGctgtttcatttatttctgcAAGACACAAGCTTCTTGTTGCTTTAAGCCAAGTCGTTTATTATACAGCCCATAAactattcataatttttaagtTGATCACATTAAACtagaaaataatcaaaatgttaATACAAAAGACTTTCTTCGTTTTTGCTCTATAAAATCTCGAGAATCAAGGAGACTTCATTAACTATTGCACAACATAATCTCTAATATCAAAGagatttcattcatttttgcCTTACAAAATCTCTAGAATCAAGGAGTCCAAGACTTCAGCTGACTACCCTCCACCCCATTTTTTGCAAATCCTTCATCCACCCCAAGTACCCGtaatattgattatattttgGGTCTACGATTGCGGTCATTGCTGACTGTGAAATATAAGGACGTCTCACCGACTTCCTGACCAGGACTGCCGAACCTCCTTCAGGTGCGTGTTCCTCATGTTGTGTACTGAGAACAGGAATATGTGCTTGTATTTATCACAGCATGTCTGGACCTGAAAACGAGTCAAAATGTagtgctttgtttacaaaactgTCTTGATActtaaaccatttaaaaaattaaacagataCATGACTGAGGTATGAAAATTTgatcatttcaaaaattgacTGCATGCAGcaatattaatttcaatattcCCACTCTTGACAGAATACAAATGAAAGAAGCATGTAGTCTATTACAGACTGTTTATCATTCAAGACTTGGAATGCATCATTATAATGCAGTGgaatatttgattaataaagTTGATTGGTTATAACATCTTTAtggtaactacatgtattggcAACTTGAGCAATAATTGCATAATACCAAATGAATGTATCTTATACATTTATGGTGcttcagtaaaattataaataagtttACAATTTCTTTAAGTAAACCAACTACTCAAGCATAAAACTGGTTCAGAACAGGAAAACTCAATTTATGTAGGCACATACAGGTATACGTACCAGAACcggtaataatatatattataccaggaaattatatatgtatacttaCATCTTCGATTATCTTCTGTTTAAATTCCAGTccttttttctttgtttgtgttaaAGAAACTGAAATATAGTtagaaaaatttcataaataaacattttatttgtaattcaaTCTTGAGCAATCAACTGTCATATTTTTCCATCCAAATCATCAATCTGACCCTTATCATATGTGTCTATCAAAATCACTCCAACAACTTTTATCATAAACTacttgtacagtaaaacacacttataacgaagtcccagggacaggcaattttacttcgttataagcgtaattcgttatatccgtcaagtttacaatatGTAATAAAGTCTCGGGGAATAAAAATCACTTCgttgtaagcgtcaattcattataagcgtgttcgctataaccgtgttttactgtatttaatatttatatccttgattttaatgtttttcccAGGAATTTTTATCAGATATCTGTACCTTCTTGAAGACACTGGtcttttgcagattaaattTAAGGCTTAGGTAGTTAAAATGGCATGGTGATACATATACTAGTAGTACATATTGACAAAAGATTGAATTTCATAATTAGAACAGATAGGAGTGGCAATCACACAAatcaaagtaaacaaaacaagcCAATTTGTTGACATGCAATTCCAGGTGAACTTTTAATGGCTTGTAAGGAGATGATTAAGATTGTGTCTAACATTCCTTAGATGtgaaaaagttgcaatttacggcacaataaaatttatgccagttttggactgattaaccttattttcacaaaaattctttgtaaatgaatagtaccattaaattcttcataaaatttactactgatgtcATTGCTTTACTTGCCTCAAACTTTTTCTGATGATTTTAAACCAACGCtggaaaatgaagtatgttaaattcaTGTGCAGATTGAGTGTCGACTGTGTCGCCATTTTTGAGGGTTAACAAACATCACTATTCTTCATTTTACAAAATCCAATGCaagtaaaatgacaatttttgaaCAGTAATATGTCCAAATGGagtgttttgaaattgaaatttgttcaaaatgtttttgaaaatatgattaaCGAGTCTAAAGATTTTGTGGCCATAAACTGCACCTTTTTAGCATGCAAGGAACAGTGGCCCCATACGGCGTCTatccgattttttttcacactggaagctacagacctgcagctatagCATGTATAGTGTgctttagttttgtttaaattgacCTAGTGGTTCTGGTAAAGAACTTGAAAATTTTGATAGTTTACTGACAACAGCtgacaaattaacaaaatgtgACCAGGAAAGCACTTTCAGCTAAGGTGAGCTAAATACCCACAGGCATGTGTTAATGAAAGTGAGCATATATAACTCATTATCGATAATTGCAGCAATGCTGTGACTGCATGAGGAACAATCTATGAATGATGATTTCAGATAtccaattcaattcaatttattttcactcaaacCGTCAACATGACGGTACATGaggtacacatatatatataaatatttacaaatgtatgtatagagtcagaggtacatgtacagtacaaattagagagaaaaaaatatgagaaaaaagtacaaatgttcAAGGAGGACAAactgattcaaaaatttcatttataaataaacagagttttttgagttttttaagttttaaagtagacaataattcacaaaatttaaaagtgtttggTCTTACACAAAATCTAGGTTCCAAGTATTTTTGTCTAATACATGAAAGAGCATTACATTCTAAGATAAAGTGCATTTCATCGgctatttgatttttatcacaTAATGTGCAACATCTTTCATTAAAAGGAATGCCTAACCATCTACCAGTTTCTACAGGAAGTCGGTGATTCGACGTACGGAATTTAACAAGAATTTTTCGAAGTTTTGATGGCAGAatactcaaatatttttcatatccaaaaataaatttgaaagttctatATATATGACCTTTTGAAGAATTTGCAATATCAGCCGACCATTTCTGCACAAACTGGTCTTTAAGCCTTTGCTTGACAGCATTTGCAATCCAATTAACATTTACAGTACATTGTTCATtccaaatgtttgaaaaaccacacttattaaaaatagaatgtatacaatcaatccatgggtttttaaaaaagtcattattACATTGATTCCTCTGATCCTATCGTGAACTACACAATTTTGTTATTATCTATTTGAAGACACAGGAGGTGTACCATATGGTGAAAAGGTATCATCTAAAACACATTTAACAGTACCAGTTTCTTGccatatatgaaaaaatatcaacatatcAGGTGAACCATGTATACAGACGTGCAACGTTGTTGTCAGATCAAAATACACAgtttaagatattttgattcatATTATAAACTCTCAATAGTTTTTATAACATCATGGACCACATACCCTTTTTATCTCTTTTTGATTTTGGCATTTTTAACGAATTAATGTACTCGTGGTACCCTCACACGTGCTTCTGTTATTCTTTAACCGGAAACTCAATGCTTTGTGGGACTGACTGGTTGTCAAATTAACGGTCCCAACTCGTTTAGTTGCCATACTAATTTGACCATAATTTGTCTGTCTGATATCATTATATTATTTCCGATATTCTTGATAAAACGAATCATCTAGAATTAGATTGttgttatcaaattaaataaaagatacacaTATCCAAGAAACCAAT
This genomic window from Magallana gigas chromosome 5, xbMagGiga1.1, whole genome shotgun sequence contains:
- the LOC105337334 gene encoding mRNA turnover protein 4 homolog: MPKSKRDKKVSLTQTKKKGLEFKQKIIEDVQTCCDKYKHIFLFSVHNMRNTHLKEVRQSWSGSRFYFGKNKVMALALGRTQEDEYKDNLHKLSNQLRGQSGLLFTNKSKKEVLSYFDNYRVADFARSGNVCQQTVMLDEGPIPEFSHSMEPQLRQLGLPTCLQKGVVTLLKNHTVCEQGNILTPEQARILKLFGYKMAEFFVTIEGMWSSNGKWEAIADRPEPIVPPKVTIKAKPRDEADEDGMEDDEEEEASDEEGT